One stretch of Danio rerio strain Tuebingen ecotype United States chromosome 6, GRCz12tu, whole genome shotgun sequence DNA includes these proteins:
- the prelid3b gene encoding PRELI domain containing protein 3B (The RefSeq protein has 1 substitution compared to this genomic sequence), with translation MKIWTSEHIFNHPWETVTKAAMQKYPNPMNPSVFGVDVLDRNVDQQGRLHSKRLLSTEWGLPSIVRSLIGNTRTCTYIQEQSVVDPKEKTFELQSTNITFTNMVSVDERLIYRPHPEDPEKTMLTQEAIISVKGVSLSSYLEGLMASTISTNAGKGREAMEWVIRRLNTEIEELAMTARGTLRTPMAAAVADK, from the exons ATGAAGATCTGGACGTCCGAGCACATATTCAA TCATCCATGGGAAACCGTGACCAAAGCTGCCATGCAGAAATACCCCAATCCCATGAACCCCAGCGTGTTCGGTGTGGACGTGTTGGACCGTAACGTGGACCAGCAGGGTCGCCTGCACAGCAAGCGTCTACTCAGCACTGAATGGGGTCTGCCGTCCATCGTCAGATCG CTCATTGGCAACACACGGACATGCACATACATCCAGGAGCAGTCCGTAGTGGACCCTAAAGAGAAAACATTCGAGCTCCAGTCCACCAAT ATCACCTTCACAAACATGGTTTCTGTGGACGAGCGGCTCATCTACCGGCCGCACCCGGAGGACCCAGAGAA GACGATGCTCACGCAGGAGGCCATCATCTCAGTGAAGGGCGTCAGTCTGAGCAGTTATCTGGAGGGTCTGATGGCAAACACCATCTCCACCAATGCTGGAAAG GGTCGAGAGGCGATGGAGTGGGTGATCCGGCGTCTGAACACTGAGATCGAGGAGTTAGCGATGACGGCGAGAGGAACCCTGCGGACGCCGATGGCTGCAGCCGTAGCCGATAAATGA